The sequence below is a genomic window from Anopheles cruzii chromosome 3, idAnoCruzAS_RS32_06, whole genome shotgun sequence.
caaaatggaaacaaacgTAACTTGCTAACACACTTTAATCTTACATCAGAAACCAGggttgttgaaaacaaaaatagtacCAAACCATAATGGTGTGGCCCAATTGATAGAGTGCTGGCCACGAACTAAGAAGTTATTACAAATATTATAATACAGTACGGATAAAAGATCGCACCTATAACAGCACACCACCGAGTGAGGCTGACGACACGCACGTACTCGTGCTAAAGATTACGCGAAACCGTCGGATCCGGAGACCCACGGCGAAGTATTACGAACAAGACAATTCATTCATGCACTGTGACTTGAAGCAGCAACAAATCAGAACTCTACTAGCGTGAGGCAAATCTCAAAGTATTTAAGAACATCCTCCCAATCTAGGAGACGGTAACGATTGAGGAGTAGAATTTATGTTCCCTCTTCCGGTTCCAAAGTCTTACGTTCACGGCAAATTAGTTTACTAACGAATGGGTACAGTATAACATAAAACAAAGGACGTAATAGAATCGATCTGTGGCCGATGGCAGATGATAGCACAGGCACCCGAGCGTGGCAAAAGTACATAATTTATTGATTCTAGTCGAGATATATTTTTTACAGCAAAAGTACGTGCAAAGAGGGTTGGTCTGGACACTTTTCTGCcaacattttgtttgaatGGCCCATTGTGAAGATTCAACTAGGAAGATTAAGGACGATCGACTAAATAGTGGTGGTACTGTCGCACTACGATTGCCAGTTTTTTTACCATTAGCCAGTGCCAGGACCTTCGTTTTAAGCTAAAGAAGGGGATACAGAGAACTGAGCAAGCGTTCCGCGCACTGCCATTGAGTTCAACTTCAAAATGTGTGATTTTGTTTAATGTGTAGGTTATTAATCTTTCTCCGGATTGTAATACGGATCACGCAAAGCAGAAAACCCCTCTTCCTGTTTGCGTTAgtttataattatttattgtttctttttctcctgGTCTCAGGGCGCCCGTTTTAAGTGCCCTGCGCAatttggttcggtttttctgCTTATTCAGTTCGGGCATCTCGCGCGGCTCAACCCTTTGAGCAGTTCTCGAGGAGAGAAACGGGCGGCCAGATAACGCAGGATGAGGATAGTAATATACCGCGAATAATTCCTTTTATTTCAATGTAATTGATAGTGAACCTATTAACAAGTGAAGCAAATGTAgtgtaaaacaaaagaataaaaaacgaCGAAGAACGACAGTAGCGGTGAAAACCGTGCGTTGATTTCGAATGCCTTTCCGCGATTGCACCGTTTTGACCTCAATTGGGTGAGTAGACATACATTTATTCAAAAGTATCGCAAATTTTGTTAGCTCAAAATATACCtccatatttattttgtaatttACATCGTTCGTCTGAATAATAGCAAAAAGATGCGAAGTATCCTTCAAGGATTGATTTCTATAGGTTCTAGCGCATTACGTCCTGTAGAAATAGCGCATCCCTCATACAGTTAGTAagtaaaatattgtaaaaaaaacagtttcagaaagaaaaaccacacCAAGCGCGGCCGACCGGAAATAATGGTCAAGGATTTGTGCTGGTGACCCATGGGTATCGTAGAAAGGAAGGTTGACTAATCGTAAGGTCGCGTATCCGGTGTGCGGTTATCATTCGATAATCACTTCGAAGCGCTCCACATCTTCGCACATGCTGTTGAACTCTTCAACAAAGTTTTTGAACTCCTCTGTCTAAAGAACAAGTAAAAAATACACCAGCAGTGAGTAAAATATGCGGTGAGCTATTTTTGACCAACTAACTCATACATTACCTCTTCCACCGGCTTCTTCTTTCGGGCCTTGCGTtgctgtttctttttctttttgccttcgGTTTCTGCCTCTGAGTCCGAGCTTAGCACGCACCCATGCTCCGCATCCgagtcgtcgtcatcgtcgtccagcCCGAGGTTGGCGAGGTAAATATTCTTTGCACGTCTCCGGCGCGGTATCCGTGTGTACGTTCGCTGAAGCGTCTGCAAAAAGGCGATACGTTAGGCGTTGAAAGTActtccaaaaaccaaaaaaaaaccttcttACTGAACGATCAAATCCGTCGTCAAGTGCCTCGAAAAGAACGACTGAAGGGGTCtcattgtttcgattgttttctgaCTCCGGTTGTGCTTCATTCGTTTCGATTGCCGATACGTTTGGTGGTTCGTGATCGTCGCTTGCTGCGGCAGGTGCTGCTGCGTCACGAGAACTGCCCGGTTTTGGTCCCATCACTTCGGGTGGACGCGGTGTTGAAGTTTGCAAGGTAGACGAAGCTGCCGGACACTTTCCGGGACTTCGGAATGTCTTACGATTTAATGGTCGTTCGAGTGGACGCTGCCGGAAGAACGGTGATCCGGGCGAGCCGGGCTGTTGCGCCATGTCGTTCAAGCGATTTTTCAGCGTTTCACTCAATTTGTCCATTGGAATCGGAAGCGAAACCTGCGCTTCCGAACGGTTCTCGATAGAAGTCTCTTGAACAGCTACCCGGGGTGTTGATGCCGCAAAGCCATTTAAAGTTTGAGGCCCTTTTGAAGGACTGGCAAAAACACGCAACGTACCCACGGAGGGGAACCGCGTTGGTCCGCTCGGTTTTACGACTGCTGCACGCTGTCGTCGGGTGATTCGTTGCTCGGGCAGAAGCTGCTTGATATTATTCATGCGTTTCTTAAGTGTTTCGATCGAAACATTGAGCGCTTTGGACTCTGGCGCCGCAATCGAACGTTGGTCGAAGGAATCATCTGAGAAACCGAACATGTTTGAAATACTATCCTTTGCAGGTGACTGCACGATGCTTGCCAATGGGGGCAACGCGTCTAGCGGTATGGCATCGATCGGTTCAGGGGGATCACTCGCATCATGATGATCATCCATCACTGAAGGCTCGTTCTCATCGTTTTCCATCACGTGCTTTTCCGACGGTCGAGTTCCTCCCGAAAAGGGCGTCGTTTCGAATTGCAACCCCCGCCGAAGAGGAATCGTACGggtggtttgtgttttcgcCAGTGGGGACAAGAGCGGACTGTTGGGCTGCGGTAACGGTAAGAAATTTAACTGCTTCAGTGGATTTCTCACCGTTATGTGACCACGCTCTGGAAGCTCAATAACATCGGCTGGAGCTTTCGATGGTTTCGGGAGCGCGTCGGCCGTTCCGACCGGCAACGCCTGGCCAGGTGGAGACACATTTTCACCATTCGAATGATTCGTCGCATCGCGCAGCTCTTCCAGCATTGAGTGGAACTTGCCGGTGCTTTGGTTGAACGTTTCTACCGTTTTCTGCTGCTCGTGAGAAAGAGGAGATGGGCAGCTAATGATCCGGCTTACAATGTTTTTGGAGCGGTTAAACGATTGCATCGACCGGGTGTACCATTTTCGCAGTTTTTGCCGTGCTTCCGAGATATTTCTTTCGTCCGTCTTGTTCTCGTACATGCGCATCACACCGATCAGCCTCTCGCTCATTGCGCTGATCGCCTTCAGTTCGCTGTGCACTCGTTCCACCTCGGCGATGTATGACGATAGTGACTCGTCCCGATCCTCCAGGTTCTGGGCCGGGCTAGCAAGGGAAGTCTTTTTCCCCGTAGACTGTTGTCGGTTGGTCTTTCGCCGTTCGGTTACGTAGCGGACCGGGGAAGTAGTTGTGTCATTTTCATACGACGGTAGCAGATCACGATTGCGTGAAACGTATCCGCTTCGTAGAGGCACAATGTCTTGGTCCTGCGTTCGCCACGGCGACCCATCGTTCGTCTGTGAAATACTCGATGTCGTCGCCAGGCAGTTAATGTCACCAGTGATTGGAGTGGATGTTGCGAGTTGAGCCGTAGA
It includes:
- the LOC128270110 gene encoding uncharacterized protein LOC128270110 → MATRHIKQRRKSVLPNNSMVIAQRNVTTRTKPKKRIENNDDLLANAGQSIAIKQCVVLVSDVMRENLIEAPHPHRRHSQKYGTHARLEMEGLVPIRPSTGRSKRKHTITTSVVDSVVSPPKKSLISDASVVELTEASKLPSETQQNSIVAKAKPTRMKGKNPFKIITLSVRRVAPSLTEKGLQTLHHPINSVRESETSHSAVDSGTRINRRATIASKSSVPPETDLEPPRSTVNSVTNDEETSHRNDPPAVAKVTKRFNSSLRNAARREEFGKVPSLPLVEEDEDEHDVYDFLSSSQVGQADDTTSGAKNGTSRMKQAKKKKEKSAKPSRKKPDVTRPTKKKQPNPLGTNARYIAQLVKKIGGGPVKAHPEPDGYVVNLHLPESPPQEVVIPASPVRQADPVSTVFLRPSSPKRALNPAVERLRHSSTAQLATSTPITGDINCLATTSSISQTNDGSPWRTQDQDIVPLRSGYVSRNRDLLPSYENDTTTSPVRYVTERRKTNRQQSTGKKTSLASPAQNLEDRDESLSSYIAEVERVHSELKAISAMSERLIGVMRMYENKTDERNISEARQKLRKWYTRSMQSFNRSKNIVSRIISCPSPLSHEQQKTVETFNQSTGKFHSMLEELRDATNHSNGENVSPPGQALPVGTADALPKPSKAPADVIELPERGHITVRNPLKQLNFLPLPQPNSPLLSPLAKTQTTRTIPLRRGLQFETTPFSGGTRPSEKHVMENDENEPSVMDDHHDASDPPEPIDAIPLDALPPLASIVQSPAKDSISNMFGFSDDSFDQRSIAAPESKALNVSIETLKKRMNNIKQLLPEQRITRRQRAAVVKPSGPTRFPSVGTLRVFASPSKGPQTLNGFAASTPRVAVQETSIENRSEAQVSLPIPMDKLSETLKNRLNDMAQQPGSPGSPFFRQRPLERPLNRKTFRSPGKCPAASSTLQTSTPRPPEVMGPKPGSSRDAAAPAAASDDHEPPNVSAIETNEAQPESENNRNNETPSVVLFEALDDGFDRSTLQRTYTRIPRRRRAKNIYLANLGLDDDDDDSDAEHGCVLSSDSEAETEGKKKKKQQRKARKKKPVEETEEFKNFVEEFNSMCEDVERFEVIIE